The DNA region CCACGTGAGGTGACACATCCACACATTCTGGAACTAAGACAGGGACgttttgggggccattattcagccaaCTATACAAATCCTTTTGAAAACTCCGAGGCCCCCAGCTTCCCTGGCACCCCCAGATACCTAACGTTGCCATACTGACTTCACCCGGACACGAGACAGAGGCTCTCTCCCTCCTTGACATGCTCGCACCACATCCTCTGCTGTCCTGGACCTGCAGCTCAGCTCTCACCACTTCCAAGAAGCCCTCCCCGATACCCCTCTTTCCTACCCTTCGGTCTAGGGGGTCCCTCACTTCTCACAGACTCCTGTTCCCAGCAAGGCCCATCCCAGCAGTCTGATTTCTCTCTTGGTCCCCAGCAAGCCCAGCCAGGACAGCCTGCCTCGAGCACCTGATCTGGAGCCTTCCTCCGCAACCCCCCCCAGGTCCTCTGAGAGTGGAGGTGCCTTCCTCACAGACTCAGCACTTACAGGCGCACCCAGAGcagatggagaaaggagaacataTTTGCGGGACACGGGGCGGTGTCTTGGGACATCTGTGGTTGTCACGACAGAGGGAGCTCCTGGCACCGAGTGCTGGGGACCAGAGATGTGCCAGGATGGCCCCCAGACATGACCGGCCTGAGCGTGCACAGTGGGAATCCATTGCGGCCTGAGTACCTGAACGCCGTGTGCGGTAACCAGGATCCAGCAGCGAGCAAGCCTCTTCATGCAGATGAAATCTGGAAAGACATTTTGACCTGGCCTCGGTGTTTCCAGTCCTGGTGGTGGCAGGCTCCCCGgaccccctctgcccccacagccAGTAACGCTGGTGAAAAAGCTCCTCGACCcagctgcccccacctccctgacagcaagcagagggagccaTCCCCCGACCCAGAGCCCACCCTCCTCAGGAGGACAGGGGACACTGCTCCTACATCCCTGCCCCATGCCGCGACCCTCAgatgccctgcccctccccgcagcGGCTCTCCCTGCCTCGGATGCCCTGCCCTACCTGACCCCACACGTACCCCTTTCCTCTCCAACCTCTGCTTCGTCGCGAGCTGCTGCGACTTGTTTTTACCAAGAGGCTTCATTTTCCGCTTTTCCACCCACAATGATTTTAAATCCAAAGACTGCTTTGGCCAGCAACAGCACAAGACCTGTCAAGGAAGAAGGGACCCTTCCCACCCAAGTCCTGGGTCCCTCGAGGCTCCGGGCGGTTCCCTGTGGGCTGACGAGGGCTACACCTCATTGTGCAGTCTCTGCCCCCCAGGTGAGGCGTTCGGGTGCTCACCGGACCAGGCCAGAGACAGTCTCGCACCCACCAGCGCTGAGGGTCGGGCGTGACCTCTGTCACTTTCTGGTCTGAGGCATGGGGGGTAAACACCATATGACCCAGTGACCCGTGGCAGGTCTGGATTCTGGACTCTCGGCCCCAAATCACTTGTCTGTGCAAAACACTGGAGAGCCAACAAGaggcaacacccccccccccaaaacaaaaccaaaaaccaaaaaaagcaaaaccagatTTCAAAACTCAGAGGCTCTTTCAGCCTCAAGACAGGGCCTACACCACACCAAAGACACTGATGCTACGAACAGTGAGGACAGCGGTGCAGCGCCCGAGGGTGGGTGGGCTGGAGGGAGCCTTTGCCGTGAAAGTGTGAGCCTCGGCGCCATGACGGCAAACACCTGGAAAGTTAACGAGGAATCCACTCGCTTTTAATTTTCACCACGGGCTGCAGTTCTAAACAGTCACGGATTAAATATTCTTTCCCGGGAAATTCCTTGGTTGGCCCAACACAAGCAATTCTTAGAGTTTTTGTGGAGTGTTCATGATGCATGTACGGAAGCTGTAGCCAGGCCGTTTTTACTTGGAAGTATTGTAGAGTAATAAACACCGCATCCCCCCTGGAAGGGAACTGAGAGACACACGGGGATTCAGCGCGTGTGCTTTGGAGAGAAAGCTCCTGTGGGTTTTGCAATCATTCAGGGTCTCTTTGGGGAAAGTTTGTGTCTCTAATCCAAACGGACACAGtagattgaaataaaaatgagataaaaacgAGAGGCACGATTTTtaagacaaagaaacagacagCAGTTGCTTCTGTCCCACCTAGCTCTCCTGAGCCTCTACTTGGGCCTGAAAGTAAAACCACGAACGGAAGCAGGATCTGCAAGGTCAGCGGACCATTCGATCACCGGCAACACTCCCACCTTCAAGTTCTGGAGCAGGACCCCTGCCTGGACAGGTCGCGTTCTCCCGGGAGGGGTCCGCACTGACCCGGGGAGAGGTCTGCATTGACCCGGGAAGAGTCTGCGTTCACCGGGGAGGGGTCTGCGTTCACCGGGGAGGGGTCTGCATTGACCCGGGAAGAGTCTGCGTTCACCCGGGGAGGGGTCTGCACTGACCCAGGGAGGGGTCTACGTTGACCTGGGAGGGGTCTGCGTTCCTCCGGGAAGGGTCTGAGTTTCTCTGCGAGCCGGAGGGTCGTTGGCTAAGCTCGGACGCGACAAGCACGATTTCACTAAATCTGAGTATCTTCAGCATGGAAGGTTCTCTGTTTAACTGCGGCTGTTCTGAAACGTGCAAGACCGAACCCAGAAAACTACCGCCGGACCGACACTTCCGAAGTTATCACGGAAAGAAAtggggtgggggctctgggaCCTCTGCCTGCGAATACGGGGACCTCTGTCGCCCCGAGCTTCGCGGGACAGGGGGCCCCACTGGGGGAGGGACCCCAGCGAGGGCGACAACGGCCACGGCGGAGACGCCGCCACCGCCAGCCTCCGGAAAACCCGCAGAGAGCAACGACCCCCGCCCCTGACCCCAGGCCCCGCTGATGGGGGCGAGACGCGCGCGCCGCGTTCTCGACACCACGGCGCCCCGCCTCCCGCGCGCCCGCAGAGAGACGCCAGCGATGGAGGGGGTGGGACCTGCGTTGGCCCCGCCCCACACTTGGCCGTCCGCCAATCAGACGCCGAGAGGGGCGGGCGCGCCTGGAATTCTAGGGGGCTCCgtggccccgccccctcgcgcGGCCGCGTTCCAGGCGGCGTGGGGGCGTGGCCCGGGCGCGGCGCCTATAaaggcgggcggcggcggcggcgccatTTTGCGAACGGcgagcagcggcggcggcgcggaGAAGCGCAGCGGAGGTTTTCTGGTTTCGGACCCCAGCGGCCGGATGGTGAAATCCTCCCTGCAGCGGATCCTCAACAGCCACTGCTTcgccagagagaaggaaggggataAACCCAGCACCACCGTCCACGCCACCCGCACCATGCCGCTCCTCAGCCTGCACAGCCGCGGAGGCCGCAGCAGCGAGAGGTgagcgccccgcccccgcccccgcccccgcccgaaGCTTCCAGAAGCGCCGCCGCGCAGGCTCGCGGGGAGCCGGCCGCGGGGCGCCACGGAGGTCCCGGGAGCGCGAGATCCGCCCCTTTGTCGAGGCCTCAATcgcgccgggggcggggcgggcggccaCCCGCGCCGGGGGCGCTTCGGGGTCCCCGGGGGCCCGGCGGGGGGCGGGTAGGGGGGGTGGGCGCGAGGCGGGCGCGGCCGGCTGCCGTgggccgcggggggggggggcagacggGGGAGCAGCGCCACCGAGCGGGGGTCCCCCGCCGGGGCCCCCGAGGGAGCGCGGAGCATAGGGCGCCACGTAGACGCGGCCGGGGCCGCCTTCGTCGGGGGGCGGTCGTGTTCGCCTCCCGGGGCCAGGGCTCTCCGACGACGCGCGTCTGCGGCAGGTGGCAGGGTCTCTGACGGCGCCCCCTGGGCTGGCCGTGGAGATGGGGGGGCGGCCCGCGGACGCGGTCCTGAGCCCGGAGGCCGTCGGGCCGCGGATGGGGGGGGTACCCCGACGCGAGCCGTGCAAAATGGAGGCGACTTTGGGGCCTGTTTACACTGCGCAGCAAATGGCTGCTGGCGCTGCCGAGCGCGCCGATTGTGAAAACCTCCCTCGGGGCCGCGGGCCGCGTCTGCCGCGATGACGCAACCCCGAGGCCCGTGGGGAGGGTGCGGGAGGGGTGCCGTCCGGGGCGCCGCTCGAGGCTGGCCCGGCTGGGAGGCTGCCGGAGGCCAGGAAGAGCCGGCGGTTCGGTTTTCTGCGCGGCCTgcgggagggagaaggggaagtcGACGCGGTGCGGGTGGAAAACGGGAAGTCTTTCGGAGGACAGGGAGGGCTAGGGCGGGGGCAGGCCCGGGGCCTGGTGTAagatggctggggggggggcagggacgaGCCCGGGGGGCCCTTCGAGCCCCGAGCGCTGGCCCGCTGCCCTGACAGGCGGAAGTGGCCGTGGCTCGCAGTGTAAACACGAGCCTGGCTGAGGGCGGTGACTGGGAGGGCCCTGGCCTTCTGTTGGGCCTTGGGGGGGCTCCTCCCAGTTGGGCTGAGCGCCCCGTTTCTTCCAGTTCCAGGGTCTCTCCTAACTGCTGTAGTAACCTGGGTCCAGGGCCTCGGTGGTGCTCCTGATGTCCCTCACCCACCCCTGAAGATCCCAGGTGGGCGAGGGAATAGTCAGAGGGATCACAATCTTTCAGCTAATTTATTTTACTCTGTAAGTACTCCATCCTTCTGGCtgccatggtgggggggggggtagcacaCCTGTGTGCACCTGCTTCTCACCTCCACGGCTTGGTTTAACCTTCAGGGTTGGGTTCCCACTGGGGTCTGGGCGTCCCTGGAGCCCCTGTACTGGCCCCAGCGCCCTTCTCCCCTGTCCAGACAGCAttgcgctggggggggggggtgtatgtgtgtCATTTTTGTGCCTCTCGGGGCTCTGCAAAGTGTTGGCTGTGGTGAGGCAGCAGGCAGGAGCCCCAGCGGTGAGAACTGGCTGGTGTGTGAGGTGCAGGTCGGCGCTCTTCTCCGGCAGGATAATCGGCTGAATGTAACAGAGGAACTAACGTCTAACAGCAAGACGAGGATTCTGAACGTCCAGACCAGGCTCACGGGTTCCAAACACATTAACTGGAGAGCCGTGCTGAGCAGCGGCTGCCTCTACGTCGAGATCCCGGGCGGCGCTCTGCCCGAGGGGAGCAAGGACAGGTGAGGGCTGAGTCAGGAGCCAGGCTGGCCCTCCTCATTTTGGGGTGCTGGGGCTTTTCTGTGGGCCAGCCGTTCTCGGGAGAATCTGcctctggggctggggtggggggagctgtgGTGGCGGTGACTGGGGTGCTGCTCTGCCAGGAATGCCAGCAGCATGGGGGGGGTGCTCCCCGGAAATGAGGCTGGGGGCCCCTGGGCAGGGCTGGCGGAGCTGATGTCGGCCTTTCAGCTTCGCAGTTCTTCTCGAGTTCGCGGAGGAGCGGCTCCACGCCGCCCGTGTCTTCATCTGCTTCCACAAGAACCGCGATGACAGAGGTAGGGGACTCCGGTGCCTGCTGCCCTGGGTGGTGGGGCcggcagggtggggggcggggcacacAGGGTCTTGCCACACCTACAGGGCGCTGGTGGCCCCAGCAGCGGCTCTGACTCCGTTTCCTCTGCAGCCGCCTTGCTCCGGACCTTCAGCTTTATGGGCTTTGAGATTGTGAGACCGGGGCATCCCCTCGTCCCCAAGAGACCCGACGCTTGCTTCATGGCCTACACGTTTGAGAGAGAGTCCTCGGGTGAGGAGGAGTAGTGGCAGTGCCGCCTGCGTCCCTCGCGCTTTGCTGCCGCCGGAGCCCTGGATCGCAGTCCCTTGCGTGCTGCGCGTGGTGCGGGTGGCGGGCCCGACCGCTGCGCTAGGGTGCAGAGGGCAGGTCCGCTCATCTCTGCTGGGTTCGTCCGCATGTTGTGATTGTGCAAATAAACGCTCACTCCAAATTAGCGGTATATTTCTTGAAGTTTAATATTGTGTTTGTGATACTGAAGTACTTGCTTTAATtctaaataaaagtttatattttacttttttattgctgGTTTAAGATGATTCCGATTGTTCCTGTATTTGGAGGAGGAGTTTCTCATTTGACGGCTCTTGGAAATCTTAGGTCTCTTATCTTCGAAAGATCGGTGTTAATCTACCCTTCTAGTGCTctgaaaaatctgaataaaagtgatgacaCCTCCAAGACCTGTGTTGGCTCAGTGGTGTTCCCCTGGCCACTGTCCCCACCCGCCACCCCGGACTGGAGGGTGTGGGGCAAGGGGGCGTGCGTGTGTCCTGAGCTGTGTGACCCCCTTCCGCAAGGGGAACCGCCTCACCTCCCTGGCCCCGGCCCGTGCCTGTGGGATCCGATGCAAGGCCAGGCCCCCAGGGGCTGTGGGCTGCCTCTACCTCACGTTTTCACAGCCCTTCGCAGCAGCCTGGCTGCCCCACCCCAAACCTGGGCCTACTGCTCCTGTGCCTTATCTGGGATGGCCACGCTGCCTGCTGGCTGAGTTCCTGCTCGCCCTGAACTGGTTCACTTCTGCTCCTGGTTGATGTGTGGGGTGTGGCTTGGGCTGCCTGGGACTTGAGGCGCTGAGGTGTGGGGGTGTGTCTGAACTTGGGCCCCACCCTTAGCACCTGTGTGGGCCCCATGGACACTAGTACCCCTGGGGGAGGGCCTTGCAAGGTTATGCTGGGGCAGGAGCGCTCTGGCGGTGGGGGTCACAGCAGGGATGCAGGAAGGCAGACAAGAGGGGCCTGCAGAGGGTCCGCTGGGGTGAGGGGGGGTGGGTCCTGAAGGCCCAAGATCGGCAGGGCTGCAGCGCCACCTGCTGGCCACATCTGGGAGCATGGCCTAGAGATTCACCTCCAggcctctgctgagagcctggaAAAGGAGGCATCTTTTATGGAGCAGGAAAGGTACTTGCAGGGGCTGGAATATATATTTGGGGCTGGGGTAGGCTGTCCAGTTACCTGAGGATGGAGCTGGCCTTTAAAGGTCTGAAGGGACAGCTGGACAACACTCCAGTCTGGGGGGAGCGCAAGGATGGATGAAGGTCTTTGCAGTTGGGGtgttgaaggatgaataggagtctGAAGCAGCCGAGTAGAGGGAGAGTGATCGAGGGGAAGAAACAGCTCGGGcaagttctggaggtcagaaagcTCCCCAGGGAGGCAGTGTGGCAGGAAGTGTCGGCCAGAGAGCTGTGGAGCTGCTGGAGGGGCCTTACTGTATTCTGAGGGTACTAAGGAGCCATGGGAGATGCTTGAGCAGGAGAGAAACCTCCAGGTTAGCCATGAcgggggaggggaagtgagggGGCATGACTGGAGCCCCAGAGGCAAGGGCAGTGGGGCCCCTCAGGGCCTGTGTGTCCATTTTTTCAGAGGTGTGAACTGAGACCTTCTCCCTTAGGTTCCCTGACGAGTCTTCCTTGCCAGTTTATCCCATCACCCTATGTGATTCAACACCTACCCTGTGTTAGGCCTGGTTTCTGCCCTCAGGGAACTCAGCCTGGTGGGTGAGGTGGCCAGATGGCAGGCCGTGAGATAAATACTTCTGGGGGGTGATGGGTGCTCTGGCGGGGGAGCGAGCGGGGAGGCACGGGGAGGAGCGACAGTGGGCCCAGGAGGGGCAACTTTATTTGCTTAGAGGAGGTGAGATTCGGGCAGTCTGGCGGAGCGGCCCATGCAGAAGTGTGGCGGCCGGATGGAATTGAATTTCACGGAGGAAGAGCGCGGAGGCCAGGGTGGGTGGAGAGAGTGGGGCAGGTAGAAGGCACAGGACGCCGTGGGGACGCTTGGGCAGGGGCGGGCTGTGCTGGGTGGGCTGGGTGTCTCAGGTTCTAGGAGCTTCCCTCCCCCTGGAGACCCAAGCGGGTCTAGACAAGTATATTCGTACGAAGAGTCACTGACCACCCTCAGCACGAGGGGGTGCTCCGGGGCCAGAGATGGCTCTGCTACCAGCACGGAGGACGGTGTCCACCTTCTCACTGAGGCCGTGACCCTCAGACTCGAGCACCGGAAGGGCAGCCTCGCTTCTGCTGGATGGTGGGGGTAACAGCCGCACCCTCACACAGACCTTGGCTGACAGGGAGTGCCCACCCCTGAAAGAGGGGTGGGCTGTCCTGGCGTCAGAAAGCCTCAGGAGGCACTGGCCATtagcccccagcccccggcctTCCTGGGGAGGACTTGGGCCTAAGTCCCCAGCGTGGAAGGGGCGGGCATTGGAGAGGAGGTGGCCACAGTCCTTCACTCTTTCTGGAAGAGGGTGTCCCCTCTATCATGGGGGCAATCTACACTGGCCTTCTAGCCCCAGTCCCGGGAAGGGTGCCTACCTCTCGGCGAGGCCCTTGGAAGGCATCAGTCCCACAACAGTACCAGGGCGTGGCCCAGGGAGGCCTCCGTGGCCTCAGCCAGGTATTCGCAGCACAGCCAGTCCTCCAGGCCCGGCGCCTCCCCAGCCGCGGCCCGCTCGGCCAGGTGCAGGACCAGCAGCGCACGGCGCACCTGCAGCCAGGGCCCTAGCGGGGCTCCCTGGCGGAGCAGCTCAGGCCCAGGCCCCCAGAGCAGCGCCTGCAGCGCACCCCGCGTCTGGGCCGCCGAGGGCCTCCAGCGGGCCAGCTGGGCCGCCAGGGTCTCCAGGCCAGCCGCCAAGGGCGTGGCCGAGGGCGCAGCAGGGCCGAGTAGGACGCGGAGCAGGCAGCTCAGCTGCCGCGCGTGGCCGCCCGGGGGTCCCGCGGGCCGTGGGTGGACGCGGCCAAAGTCGGCCAGCAGCAGGCGTGGGGGCCCTGCCGCTGCACAGCCCCGTGGTGCCGCCAGCAGCAGGTTCTCTGGCCGGAGCTCCGCCAGCACCGCGCCCCACGCCTCCAGGTGCTCCAGGGCTGAGCtcagctgcagcagcagcagggccacCAGCCGGGGGAACTCCGCGTGCCGCGGCCGCCTGCCCGCCTCTGACAGCCACTGGCTCACTGTGCACTCGGGCACCTCGGCTGCCAGCACCACGGGGCCTCTCCAGGGCACGTCCGGCAGCGCGCCCTCGGGCACCAGGCCACACAGCTCCTGGAGGTTGAAGTGTGGGGCCAGCGAGGCCTGCAGCTCCAGGCCCCACGGGTGGGGCTTCTCTGCTCCCGGCTTGGGCACCTGAGGGGCACAGGGGGGCCATCAGGGGCCTGACCGTGGAAGCCTTCCTGCCCGCCCTGCCTGCGCCCACTGcggttggggaggggggaagcggCTGCTCGGCCTCCAGCAGCAGGAGTTATGTGTGAATTTGGAGGTCTGTTGCCCACGTGCTACGGAGGATGGTGTTTCGGGGTCAAAGTGCAGCCTGCCAAGGGGCGCGAGGAAGGGGGCCGCGCGGAAGGGGGCCGCGCAGGGGCCAGGGCCGGGCCGTTCAGGAGAAATACGACTCGGGCCGCGGTGTAATTGAACATCTCCAGTAGCCACGTCGTAAACGTGGTAAGAAATGTGAACATAAATTTCACACTCTATTTTATTtgacccaatatatccaaaacgTTATCACGCAGCAGTCTTGGATGTCAGAGCTACTAATGAGGTGTTTCGCATTGTGGCTATTTTTCGATCGTGGGTCCTGGAGATCTGGTGTGCAGCTGACAGCACGTCTCCGTGGGGACCAGCCCTGTTTCAAGGGCTCAGAAGTCCCAGCGGCCAGCGGCCGCAGTACTGGACAGCAAAGCTCTTTCTAGAAGGCCAGGGGGAGCATCAGCTCTGGGAATTACATTAGAATCAACTGGGGGGGGGGTTTAAAAACTACGCCCCCAGGGCCTTCTGGGCTGCAGCCAGGATCCCATGGTCCGCTCCGCAGGAGGCCCGCGACACCGTGCTCCCTCAGTGCTCCAGGGTGCGGAAAGGACGGGCCCCTGCCAGCCCGGGTTGTCTAATGGCCGGGGACCCACCAAAACGGTGGTGGGTGTGACGCGGGGTGGCTTAACGGGGATCTTTCCTTTTCCTGAGTGGCGCATAAAAACGGAAGGATCTTATGACAGTGTGGTGATGGTTGCGTCACACAGGGAGTGCAGGGAGCCGGTGGGCAGGGCATCTTGGGGTCCTCAGAGTGGCTCAGGGCACCCGGAAGGGCTCCGACGTTTGACGGTGGCCAATGATGGTCATTAACGAGGTGGCCACCAGCTGCCTGCGCCTGTTGAACTCAGCGGCTGCCTAGCGCCGGAGTTCGCTGGAGACCGCGTTAAAATGCAGGCTCCTGGGCTCCCGGGAGGTGTGGGGGGTTAAGACGACCAGGCGAGTTGCAGGCCCGTGGCCCCACGCTTCAGAAAGGTGGTTCCCAGGGCTGACGGTGTTAGTTTGCGTTAGTTGCAAAATAAGCGGGGAGGCCCGAGCTGTCTGTGTGTTCTGGGGTACGCCCAAGAGGGGACCCTGGGAAAGTtccgggggtgtgtgtgtggcgggcTCACCTTGGCAGCCAGCATGTGCCACGCCTCGTCGCCCACCCGCACCAGGCGGTAGTACAGGGCATCCCCACTCTCCGTGCACGGCGAGCTGTCCAGGAGGCGGAAGCCGTGGCCTGGGTGGCAGGGGCCGGGGCGGCCCCCCAGCAGCCGGGCCTGGAGCCGGGCGTGCACGGTGCGCAGGCCCTCCAGCTGCCGGGCCTCCAGCATGGCGCTCACGGCCTCGGGGCGATGCAGGTCGTGCAAGGCAAGGCCCAGCAGGCTGTCCGGCGAGGGGAAGTGCAGCTCCGCAGGGGGACCGGCGGCCCAAGCTTGGCCATTGCCTGCCTGGCTTTCGTCCACACTGTGGGACCCCAGAAGGGGCCTCCGAGGCTGCCCCGCCGGAgcagggctggagctgggcaCCCTGTGGGTGGGCAGGGACTGGGTCCTGGCCAGGGTCTtcttgggcaggggtgggggcgggggctgcgaGTCAGTCGAGCGGGGCCCAGATGTCCGGGGGCGGCAGGCCTTGGAGGGCAGCAGTTGGGCGCGGACCTCACCTGGAGGGCAgcggggaagggggtgaggacaTGCGGAGTTCGGGCCCCCCAGCTACCGCTGCACCCGCTACAGAATGAGAGGACTGGCCCCCTGGGGCACGAATGCCATCCCCAGTCTAGGGAGGAGCGAGCAGCGGTGGCAGAGAGGTGGGGGCCCACACCAGGCGACCCCGTGTCCCTGCGTGGCTCTAGCCagatgccccccgcccccgtgaACCCCAGCTTGCTCATGTTACAAGCTGATGATCCCGGCTTTCCTCCTTTCTCAGCAGAGCGTTAGGGAGGATGCGGCAAGCGAGCTGAGCGGCCCTCAGGCACAGGGCTCCCCAAGGGGTAACCAGAGCCTCAGCCCTTCAGCTCAGCCACCCGCCCCTGCCGGCCCGCGTCCCCCAGCCGGGCCCCCGGGGGGCTCACCAAGGTTGCTGTAGGTGGGCTGAGTCGGCCAGGTGGGGGCGTCAGGCCCAGGGGTCTCACTGGGTGGCTTGGGGTCGCTCAtgctgcggggggaggggaggggaggtcagaGTTGGGGGCACGCGGGGGTGGGCATGCTTGGGGTGTCgatggtgtgtgggggggtgtggggagctAGGCAAGAGTGGGGGCAGTCTCGGTCTTCTTGCCCCGCTTGACCTGCTGGTGGCCCTGGGACGGTGTGTCGCCCTCTCTGGGCTCCTTTCCTCATGGGTGAGGCAGGAACGTCAACTTCTCAGGATACTGGGAAGGACCCTGTGGTTTTGTGACATGGACTGAACAGAATGTCCAGCTGTGAGGGCATGCCAGGGGTGGGAGGGTCAGCTGGGGGCCCGACGACACACCAGGGACCCGTGCGGGGGGCCTCCTTCCCAGAGCTCGGCAGCCTGGTCCCCGGCCCTGCCCCACCCAGACCCCCGTCACCCCAACCTCCACGAGgtgctgcctctgcccccccaccccagcacacctCCGGGAGCCCATACCTGCAGGACTGGAGTGAccgggagcaggggcaggggtggcctTGGGGTCGAACACCCAGGTGCTGCCGCCCCTGACCGTCAGGCTGACCTGTGGCCCGCGGCCGCCCGGAAGCGCCGTGCAACTGTCAGACCGCAGGGAGGGGGTGCTCTCTGCATCACTTCCCCAGGACGTGCTCTCCGCCTGCCCGCCTGCCCGCAGACACCTCCCTCAGAGACGcaaagggcattccaggcagagggtgTGGCACGGGGGAGGGGTGATGTGCGGACAGCCCCAGAGCCCCCACGAGGGGGGCAGCCGCGGGAGCCAGACATGCtggactccccaccccccatgagggcagggaacCCGGCAGCGAGAAACGCCACTGGGCGGCTCTTTCCCTGTGGCTCTTGCTTCCCCTTCTGCGGGGTCGTCTGAGAAGCCCCCAGCGCCCGCTGCCCCTGGGGGGGCCAACGAAGCAAGCGCCTTCCTGCGTTGTTCTGGGACAGTTGGTCTACAGTGGTCACACGTGCAAAAGCAAGAATGGGGAAATCCAGGGGACCAGACACAGAAAGTCCAGCTGTGTTTGGGCAGAAGGCGCGACGGGCGCCCAGCTGCGCGTGCAGCCTCCCGCCACGTGAAGGGAAAACCACGAC from Ursus arctos isolate Adak ecotype North America unplaced genomic scaffold, UrsArc2.0 scaffold_14, whole genome shotgun sequence includes:
- the OAZ1 gene encoding LOW QUALITY PROTEIN: ornithine decarboxylase antizyme 1 (The sequence of the model RefSeq protein was modified relative to this genomic sequence to represent the inferred CDS: deleted 1 base in 1 codon), giving the protein MVKSSLQRILNSHCFAREKEGDKPSTTVHATRTMPLLSLHSRGGRSSESSRVSPNCCSNLGPGPRWCSDVPHPPLKIPGGRGNSQRDHNLSANLFYSDNRLNVTEELTSNSKTRILNVQTRLTGSKHINWRAVLSSGCLYVEIPGGALPEGSKDSFAVLLEFAEERLHAARVFICFHKNRDDRAALLRTFSFMGFEIVRPGHPLVPKRPDACFMAYTFERESSGEEE
- the PEAK3 gene encoding protein PEAK3, with amino-acid sequence MSDPKPPSETPGPDAPTWPTQPTYSNLGEVRAQLLPSKACRPRTSGPRSTDSQPPPPPLPKKTLARTQSLPTHRVPSSSPAPAGQPRRPLLGSHSVDESQAGNGQAWAAGPPAELHFPSPDSLLGLALHDLHRPEAVSAMLEARQLEGLRTVHARLQARLLGGRPGPCHPGHGFRLLDSSPCTESGDALYYRLVRVGDEAWHMLAAKVPKPGAEKPHPWGLELQASLAPHFNLQELCGLVPEGALPDVPWRGPVVLAAEVPECTVSQWLSEAGRRPRHAEFPRLVALLLLQLSSALEHLEAWGAVLAELRPENLLLAAPRGCAAAGPPRLLLADFGRVHPRPAGPPGGHARQLSCLLRVLLGPAAPSATPLAAGLETLAAQLARWRPSAAQTRGALQALLWGPGPELLRQGAPLGPWLQVRRALLVLHLAERAAAGEAPGLEDWLCCEYLAEATEASLGHALVLLWD